A part of Longimicrobium sp. genomic DNA contains:
- a CDS encoding enoyl-ACP reductase, protein AAAGSGSRAGPAAAAARGAAPGAPLRLLRTLVERKTGDMAESSPVAGLAGLLAGRKGLIVGVANKNSIAWGCARALASAGMELAFTYQGDVMRDRVVKTTQELGEVPLFDLDVTRDEQIEAVVEGVRGLWGGRLDFLLHSVAYAPSTAMSNPFLETTRGDFSTAMDISAYSLVALSRAFAPLMEGGGSVVTMSYYGSQKAVPGYNVMGVAKAALEACVRYLAVDLGPRGVRVNAVSAGAINTLAARGVAHFRDLMKITAERAALRRTVDSSEVGNAALFLASELSSGVTGEVLYVDAGFNITAG, encoded by the coding sequence GCCGCGGCCGGCTCCGGCTCCCGCGCCGGCCCCGCCGCCGCAGCCGCCCGCGGCGCCGCCCCCGGCGCGCCGCTGAGACTTCTTCGAACGCTCGTCGAACGGAAGACAGGAGACATGGCCGAAAGCTCGCCGGTCGCCGGACTCGCCGGACTCCTCGCCGGCAGGAAGGGCCTCATCGTCGGCGTCGCCAACAAGAACTCGATCGCGTGGGGGTGCGCGCGGGCGCTGGCCTCGGCCGGGATGGAGCTCGCCTTCACCTACCAGGGCGACGTGATGCGCGACCGGGTGGTGAAGACCACCCAGGAGCTGGGCGAGGTGCCGCTCTTCGACCTGGACGTCACCCGCGACGAGCAGATCGAGGCCGTCGTCGAGGGGGTGCGCGGGCTGTGGGGCGGGCGGCTCGACTTCCTGCTGCACTCGGTGGCGTACGCGCCCAGCACGGCGATGTCGAACCCGTTCCTGGAGACCACCCGCGGCGACTTCTCCACCGCGATGGACATCAGCGCCTACTCGCTGGTGGCGCTCTCGCGCGCCTTCGCGCCGCTGATGGAGGGGGGCGGCAGCGTGGTGACCATGAGCTACTACGGGTCGCAGAAGGCGGTGCCGGGCTACAACGTGATGGGCGTGGCCAAGGCGGCGCTGGAGGCGTGCGTGCGCTACCTGGCGGTGGACCTGGGGCCGCGGGGCGTACGCGTGAACGCCGTCTCCGCGGGCGCCATCAACACGCTGGCGGCGCGCGGGGTGGCGCACTTCCGCGACCTGATGAAGATCACGGCCGAGCGGGCGGCGCTCAGGCGCACGGTGGACTCGAGCGAGGTGGGCAACGCCGCGCTCTTCCTGGCCTCGGAGCTCTCCAGCGGCGTCACCGGCGAGGTGCTGTACGTGGACGCCGGCTTCAACATCACCGCCGGCTGA